The following coding sequences lie in one Fusarium poae strain DAOMC 252244 chromosome 1, whole genome shotgun sequence genomic window:
- a CDS encoding hypothetical protein (TransMembrane:10 (i9-26o91-108i115-138o150-169i181-203o306-328i335-356o368-391i403-425o437-454i)), with translation MFFRIRHPYVWLCCGFAALGACLYGYEGVYFTGVSTLDVFIRDFGTPVPGAQGEYEISPTALAVTTSMINVGELVGSLLAAPINDLFGRKGAFMSGAITVIIGVVMQLSTTSSRALITAGRAISGFGVGNFSATSPLYMGEIAPEGLRSPLLMCWQLVLSISQIIAAGINRSVIHNDTTFAYRFPIGFQLIFPLILLLGITWLPESPRWLLRRGQHDKAMHSLRVLHREDKQYDCQAVIRSIEKDSAKDNADDAESAWMQLITDPVERRKVIHSAGALVAQQINGIQWFYYFGTIFSKAIGLRDPFLMTLIVFIIQVFVVLAAVLLANKIPRRPLLLITTGIMTVSIFVVGCLGIPGGQPSETVGKVIISFVIIEIVAFNFAWGPLGWTIASEMAVGRNRNKIYAVAVASFWITVWVTVFTLPYLYYSADLGPKTGFVYTGLCFVTLTYVYFCVGEVTGRSIEEINGFFRDGIPARHWKKQPFGEARNPPNL, from the exons ATGTTCTTCCGGATCAGACATCCCTACGTCTGGCTCTGCTGCGGCTTTGCGGCTTTGGGTGCTTGTCTGTATGGTTATGAGGGCGTCTACTTTACCGGGGTTTCGACTCTCG ATGTCTTTATACGCGACTTTGGCACACCAGTACCTGGTGCTCAGGGCGAATATGAGATCTCCCCCACCGCCCTGGCTGTCACGACGAGCATGATTAACGTGGGCGAGTTGGTGGGATCGCTATTGGCAGCTCCCATCAACGACCTATTCGGCCGAAAGGGAGCATTCATGTCCGGCGCCATCACTGTCATCATCGGTGTTGTAATGCAACTTTCCACCACCTCTAGTCGTGCTCTCATCACAGCCGGGAGAGCCATCTCAGGGTTTGGCGTGggtaacttttctgctacttCGCCTTTGTATATGGGA GAGATTGCGCCAGAGGGGTTGAGAAGTCCACTTCTTATGTGCTGGCAACTTGTCTTGTCTATATCGCAGATCATCGCTGCTGGTATAAACCGAAGTGTGATCCACAACGACACCACCTTTGCGTATCGATTCCCCATTGGGTTTCAGTTGATATTTCCATTGATACTGCTCCTTGGTATCACTTGGCTACCAGAGTCGCCGCGATGGTTATTACGCCGTGGACAACATGATAAAGCGATGCACTCTCTGCGTGTCCTTCATCGCGAGGACAAGCAGTACGATTGTCAAGCCGTGATTCGGAGTATCGAAAAAGACTCTGCGAAAGATAACGCCGATGATGCAGAGAGCGCATGGATGCAACTTATAACAGATCCTGTTGAGCGTCGTAAAGTTATTCACAGCGCCGGCGCTCTGGTCGCTCAGCAAATTAACGGGATTCAGTGGTTCTACTATTTCGGTACTATCTTTTCCAAGGCAATTGGTCTGCGCGACCCATTCCTCATGACGCTTATTGTCTTTATTATCCAAGTCTTTGTCGTCCTTGCGGCGGTGTTACTGGCTAACAAGATCCCAAGACGACCTCTTTTGCTGATCACTACGGGAATTATGACTGTGTCTATCTTTGTAGTTGGGTGTTTGGGTATTCCTGGTGGACAACCAAGTGAGACGGTAGGAAAGGTGATTATCAGTTTTGTTATTATTGAGATTGTGGCCTTCAACTTTGCTTGGGGACCTCTCGGCTGGACAATT GCTTCTGAAATGGCAGTCGGGAGAAACCGCAACAAAATCTACGCCGTCGCTGTTGCTTCGTTCTGGATCACAGTCTGGGTCACAGTTTTTACCCTGCCTTATCTGTACTACTCTGCGGATCTCGGTCCTAAGACAGGTTTCGTATACACAGGTCTCTGTTTCGTCACATTGACCTATGTGTACTTTTGTGTTGGCGAAGTCACAGGACGTAGCATTGAGGAGATTAATGGTTTCTTCAGAGATGGTATTCCTGCGCGTCactggaagaagcagccgttTGGTGAAGCACGGAATCCTCCAAAT TTATGA
- a CDS encoding hypothetical protein (TransMembrane:12 (i21-47o67-88i95-114o120-143i155-175o187-210i288-310o322-343i355-374o397-420i432-456o462-482i)): MGGFRAVEDRPTPKEVYNWRLYTEAAVIATGSLLFGYDSAFIGTTIARDSFKRDFNIQPSQQADISSNITATFQAGAFFGAIICFLITEKIGRKWALQANVAVFLIGAILMTAATHQLSYIYAGRALTGVACGAITATVPSYIAELSIVSIRGILTGLFEVTYQTGSLIGFWINYGINQNMNPNSAAAWRVPMAVQIAPAAVLFIGGFFLHESPLWLMRKNREEDATKALESLRQIPRDHKYLQEDLDMIRKRLADEAHIASRFGTGPWALFRGAISELTKKGMRNRVVLVFCSFALQNMSGAAAINYYSPTLFGSLGIKDVALYTGIYGLVKAVASIIFYGALIDIWGRRNPTIISSAFCSACLWIVGAYVKIGHPASIIAEGKELSPSTAAGGKAATAMIMIYSVFWSFGLNGIPWIVSAEIFPGALRTLTGTYAACVQWLTQFAITKALPYIFKSFGYGTWFFFACWMIIATVWAFFFLPETKGKTLEEMDVMFGYVHDRAPTESDDMGGKLGAKASVTEHREDSV; the protein is encoded by the exons ATGGGTGGCTTCCGTGCTGTCGAAGATCGGCCTACGCCAAAGGAGGTGTACAATTGGCGTCTCTACACCGAGGCAGCAGTTATTGCTACAGGATCTCTGCT ATTTGGTTACGATTCCGCTTTCATTGGTACCACAATCGCTCGCGATAGCTTCAAGCGCGATTTCAACATTCAGCCTAGCCAACAGGCTGATATTTCGTCCAACATCACCGCGACATTCCAGGCTGGTGCCTTTTTCGGCGCTATCATCTGTTTCTTGA TCACTGAGAAGATTGGTCGAAAATGGGCTCTCCAGGCTAATGTCGCCGTCTTCCTCATTGGCGCTATCCTCATGACTGCCGCAACTCATCAACTGTCTTATATCT ACGCCGGCCGTGCTCTCACAGGAGTCGCATGCGGAGCCATCACAGCCACAGTACCCAGTTACATCGCCGAGCTTTCCATCGTTTCCATCCGCGGTATTCTCACTGGCCTTTTCGAAGTCACATACCAAACCGGATCTTTGATTGGTTTCTGGATCAACTACGGCATCAACCAGAACATGAACCCAAACTCTGCAGCGGCATGGCGTGTCCCCATGGCTGTCCAGATCGCCCCTGCTGCTGTGTTGTTTATTGGTGGCTTCTTCTTACATGAGAGTCCTCTTTGGTTAATGCGCAAGAACCGTGAGGAAGATGCGACAAAGGCTCTTGAGAGTCTTCGACAGATCCCTCGTGATCACAAGT ATCTCCAGGAAGATCTCGACATGATTCGCAAGCGTCTCGCAGATGAGGCTCACATTGCCAGTCGATTCGGAACAGGACCTTGGGCTCTTTTTCGTGGCGCGATTTCTGAACTGACCAAGAAAGGCATGCGAAATCGTGTTGTGCTTGTCTTTTGCTCTTTTGCCCTGCAAAATATGTCTGGTGCTGCTG CCATCAATTACTACTCTCCCACTCTTTTCGGATCGCTTGGTATCAAGGATGTCGCTTTGTACACTGGAATTTACGGTCTCGTCAAGG CTGTTGCATCTATCATCTTCTACGGTGCTCTCATTGACATCTGGGGACGACGAAACCCGACCATCATTTCGTCTGCCTTTTGCTCAGCTTGTCTTTGGATCGTGGGTGCTTATGTCAAGATTGGACATCCTGCTTCTATCATCGCCGAGGGCAAGGAGTTGTCCCCATCAACTGCCGCTGGTGGTAAGGCTGCTACAGCCATGATCATGATATACTCTGTCTT CTGGTCTTTTGGTCTGAACGGCATCCCCTGGATTGTATCCGCTGAGATCTTCCCTGGTGCTCTGCGTACTTTGACAGGTACATACGCTGCCTGCGTCCAATGGCTCACTCAATTCGCCATCACAAAGGCCCTCCCCTACATCTTCAAGTCCTTCGGCTACGGAACATGGTTCTTCTTCGCCTGCTGGATGATCATCGCCACTGTATGggctttcttcttccttcctgaGACCAAGGGCAAGACCCTCGAAGAGATGGATGTCATGTTCGGCTACGTGCATGACCGTGCGCCCACCGAGAGCGACGATATGGGCGGCAAGCTTGGTGCCAAGGCATCAGTTACTGAGCACAGGGAGGATAGCGTCTGA
- a CDS encoding hypothetical protein (CAZy:GH32): MRSILPVPTPPPELCPYSRASASQASADVIPLLVDDTYHVFHLSTPPSTKHHPQRLRTTWSRLRSTNLLEWERDPQPVISPGESSTDPDADGVWTGCAVLDLDQNMNIFYTGYNLSRNGQQTILHTKALDRHGTRFNSTSKPITILGNGLDKFERIDFRDPFVFFNRAEGRYWMLVGTRLANGPYWSRGCIALLTSPDLEAWTVSPEPLYAPNDVFCPECPELFTMPNGKWYLVYSRFHAPNAGTVYRMADTPYGPFRVPRDGSHGRLDGRRWYAAKSCPKAGDPDKRICFGWIGDYADDENKWLWGGDLGITRVMWADNNACLRIDASQEFRSYIWRTSRPVSPGDAAPSLYLCSLGTTATHYPELGAAEWKRHLMVDFKVAACDAHTFGVMLQIDSTGKGHRLQFSPQGNGLFSVALMTDFPPLDDFWADQYRMHIPRPVDGPELVRHDNVSLIDGVFLFLRGQIVEVFCGGRALSFRLPTPPNWTDNDRCGVRRVGWYVEDGMVDLVDINMRHSMCSKDGLAESDNLEDAE, encoded by the coding sequence ATGCGATCCATACTCCCAGTCCCAACTCCACCACCCGAACTATGCCCTTACTCTCGCGCGTCAGCCAGTCAAGCATCCGCCGATGTCATCCCACTGCTCGTTGACGACACATACCATGTCTTTCACCTCAGTACACCGCCATCCACAAAACACCATCCTCAGCGACTGAGAACAACATGGTCCCGCTTGCGATCAACAAACCTCCTCGAATGGGAACGGGATCCTCAACCTGTGATATCCCCCGGAGAGTCAAGTACCGACCCTGACGCTGATGGCGTCTGGACGGGATGTGCCGTGCTCGATTTGGATCAGAACATGAATATCTTCTATACAGGATATAATCTGTCTCGAAATGGCCAACAAACGATCCTTCACACCAAGGCTCTTGACCGTCATGGCACAAGGTTCAATTCGACATCAAAGCCAATCACTATTCTCGGCAATGGACTGGACAAGTTTGAGCGTATTGACTTTCGTGATCCGTTTGTCTTTTTCAACCGCGCCGAAGGAAGATATTGGATGCTTGTCGGCACTCGACTCGCCAATGGCCCGTATTGGAGTCGTGGATGCATAGCCCTATTGACTTCACCGGATCTTGAGGCTTGGACAGTATCCCCGGAGCCTTTGTATGCCCCCAACGACGTCTTTTGCCCAGAATGTCCAGAGTTGTTCACGATGCCAAATGGAAAGTGGTACCTGGTATATTCACGCTTCCACGCACCAAATGCAGGAACAGTCTATCGCATGGCCGACACTCCATATGGTCCATTCCGCGTTCCACGCGACGGGTCACATGGACGCTTGGACGGACGCCGTTGGTATGCAGCCAAATCATGCCCAAAGGCTGGAGACCCTGACAAGAGGATCTGCTTTGGCTGGATTGGCGACTATGCGGACGACGAAAACAAGTGGCTCTGGGGAGGCGATCTCGGTATCACCAGAGTTATGTGGGCAGATAACAACGCCTGTTTGCGCATTGACGCCTCTCAAGAGTTTCGAAGTTATATATGGCGAACTTCTAGACCTGTGTCGCCGGGTGATGCTGCTCCCAGCTTGTATCTTTGTTCTCTCGGGACGACAGCGACACATTATCCCGAACTAGGGGCAGCAGAGTGGAAACGACATCTCATGGTCGACTTTAAAGTCGCAGCATGTGATGCTCACACTTTTGGAGTCATGCTGCAAATTGATAGCACTGGAAAGGGCCATCGCTTGCAGTTCAGTCCTCAAGGAAATGGCCTCTTTTCTGTCGCGCTCATGACGGACTTCCCTCCCCTGGATGATTTCTGGGCTGACCAGTACCGTATGCACATTCCACGACCTGTCGACGGACCCGAGCTGGTGCGACATGACAATGTCAGCCTTATCGACGGGGTCTTCCTCTTTTTGAGAGGTCAAATCGTGGAGGTATTTTGCGGGGGGCGAGCACTAAGCTTTCGATTACCTACACCACCTAACTGGACAGACAACGACCGTTGTGGCGTCCGTAGGGTGGGATGGTATGTGGAAGATGGCATGGTTGATTTAGTTGATATTAATATGCGTCATTCGATGTGCAGCAAAGACGGCTTAGCCGAGTCGGACAATCTCGAAGACGCCGAGTAA
- a CDS encoding hypothetical protein (TransMembrane:1 (o12-35i)) has translation MSHPEYAVPVYLGILAVELMLWLFLPIVFVTLLVFKCRMENREVEWLEEGLLLPVEETPMDYQTTVRGLRVGTLTIISTTDTNKSLYRTIETKK, from the exons ATGAGTCATCCCGAGTACGCTGTCCCAGTCTATCTGGGTATCTTGGCCGTTGAGCTAATGCTATGGCTATTTCTTCCCATCGTCTTTGTCACACTACTAGTGTTCAAATGCCGTATGGAGAACAGAGAGGTAGAGTGGTTGGAAGAGGGTCTTCTGTTGCCCGTGGAGGAAACGCCGATGGACTATCAAACCACGGTCCGGGGCTTGAGGGTCGGT ACGCTGACGATCATATCTACTACAGACACTAACAAGTCATTGTACAGGACGATCGAGACAAAGAAGTAG
- a CDS encoding hypothetical protein (SECRETED:SignalP(1-18)~TransMembrane:1 (n3-13c18/19o576-595i)) translates to MKSSITLTALALTGSVIAEDTLFSKRLTKRFIDDDGNYNISFFHVNDVHAHLDQFAKSGTDCVDPKKGCFGGYARIKHTVDALRKDNPDNLWLNAGDEFQGTLFYSFYGPSKIAENLNALDFDAMTLGNHEWDGGDEELGEFLQNLTFPVVSCNVKSEYEGLNKTIKNYQIFEEHDLAVIGVTTDTTPGISSVGNKTTFLDPITEVQKAVWEIRNKTEVNRIVALTHLGYDVDQELAAKTEGLSLIIGGHSHTPLGNMSNSEGDYPTIVDNINGEEVFIVTAYRWGEYLGSIDLTFDKDGKPLAYHGAPIHLTNQTEMDKDLQKKIESWRGPFEKFAAEVVGYTDAELDQSTCQDGDCLLGQVMADAMLEYRLNQSRSDDDKPSFAFINAGGVRATIDEGNITRGEVLTSFPFGNAIVELTFTGAEIKDIFEGAVTGLNQDNDKEITSWFQVSKGLKVEFNPDNKNGSKLVSLKLDGESFEDKTKYRVVTLDFLAGGGDNFFSTDNKNVATLDTQDEVLIGYFDAHNPLKPKLEERVVKTNATSSDDDDSEDADSEEAKGNGSGGSTGGNDENAASGMQISLLTAVFGVVMTTFMM, encoded by the exons ATGAAGTCGTCAATTACTCTCACAGCTCTCGCTTTGACCGGCTCCGTCATCGCTGAAGATACCCTCTTCAGCAAGCGATTGACCAAGCGCTTcatcgacgatgacggaaatTACAACATTT CCTTCTTCCACGTCAACGATGTCCACGCCCATCTCGACCAATTCGCAAAGTCAGGCACAGACTGCGTCGACCCTAAGAAGGGCTGCTTCGGTGGCTACGCGCGCATTAAGCATACCGTTGATGCTCTGCGAAAGGATAACCCGGACAACCTGTGGCTCAATGCGGGCGACGAGTTCCAGGGCACGCTATTCTACTCCTTCTACGGACCCTCCAAGATCGCAGAGAATCTGAATGCTCTCGACTTTGACGCCATGACTCTCGGAAACCACGAGTGGGATGGTGGCGACGAGGAACTCGGCGAGTTTCTCCAAAACTTGACTTTCCCTGTCGTTTCTTGCAATGTCAAGAGTGAGTATGAGGGTCTTAACAAGACCATCAAGAACTATCAAATCTTTGAAGAGCACGATTTGGCTGTCATTGGTGTGACGACTGATACTACACCCGGAATCTCAAGTGTTGGAAACAAGACTACTTTCCTCGACCCCATCACCGAAGTGCAAAAGGCTGTCTGGGAGATTCGCAACAAGACCGAGGTCAACCGTATTGTCGCGCTCACTCACCTTGGCTACGACGTGGACCAGGAGCTTGCCGCCAAGACGGAGGGTCTGTCTCTCATCATCGGTGGCCACAGTCACACTCCTCTCGGCAACATGAGCAATTCCGAGGGTGATTACCCCACCATTGTTGACAACATCAACGGCGAGGAAGTCTTTATTGTTACTGCCTACCGATGGGGCGAGTACCTCGGCTCCATCGACCTGACCTTCGACAAGGACGGCAAGCCCCTCGCATACCACGGTGCTCCCATCCACCTCACCAACCAGACCGAGATGGACAAGGACCTTCAGAAGAAGATCGAGTCGTGGCGAGGTCCCTTTGAAAAGTTCGCCGCTGAGGTCGTTGGCTACACGGATGCCGAGCTTGACCAGTCTACATGCCAAGATGGAGACTGTCTGCTCGGACAAGTCATGGCCGACGCCATGCTCGAATATCGTCTCAACCAAAGCCGCTCCGACGATGACAAGCCCAGCTTCGCCTTTATCAACGCCGGTGGAGTTCGCGCCACTATTGACGAGGGCAACATCACCCGCGGCGAGGTCCTAACATCCTTCCCCTTCGGTAACGCCATCGTTGAGCTCACTTTCACCGGTGCCGAGATCAAGGATATTTTCGAGGGTGCCGTGACAGGCCTGAACCAGGACAACGATAAGGAGATCACCTCGTGGTTCCAGGTTTCCAAGGGTCTCAAGGTTGAATTCAATCCTGACAACAAGAACGGATCCAAGCTGGTCAGTCTGAAGCTCGACGGTGAATCCTTCGAGGACAAGACCAAGTATCGCGTTGTCACGCTTGACTTCCTGGCTGGTGGCGGTGACAACTTCTTCAGCACTGACAATAAGAATGTTGCCACTCTTGACACACAGGACGAGGTGCTGATTGGTTACTTTGATGCGCACAACCCTCTCAAGCCCAAGCTGGAGGAGCGTGTTGTCAAGACCAACGCGACTAGcagcgatgacgatgattcCGAGGATGCCGATTCAGAAGAGGCCAAGGGTAACGGGAGCGGCGGAAGCACAGGAGGGAACGACGAGAACGCCGCCAGCGGAATGCAGATCTCTCTGCTTACTGCTGTGTTCGGTGTTGTGATGACTACATTCATGATGTAA
- a CDS encoding hypothetical protein (TransMembrane:3 (o535-555i576-593o599-620i)), with the protein MEIITPQDYQNNSRKRQRRSLRPCDACRKRKTRCVTKDGDGDCVHCQLRATPCTFQHDPPERQVASTSGNSSSTTATAPGIQEEIGPDEIPGQLQNQTQPSARSMSQQSRKESRDEVQSVYSVPSIQPFLSPAETRASADSGMPIAPPSVLVPELGPLDRTMGCSSTRFAELYGLGSDMEPILMRHRPYDPQTHEFSLDTHAIRRVLERDDGQEYPLTFHMARDEKAVDGDPTFSQVDAIESCVRPHGPSLVELFWRHVQPCYPILSKDPFTLAYSQSYRRIPAALLGAIYLSAIRWWTYDPELSIRSPPDAALLRRMLRTAIPASYHRPKLSSIQAALLLLQCQPEDPLNPDHTFQWGLTCQALAIGQCLGLHLDASNWTIPQWERNVRKRLSWALFLQDRWTALAYGRPVHIHDDDWTVGDLTSADFSDFENEVPNAPSASGSVSSSVSVSGSDDDRRSIAYTGMTQYIQMVRLTQILSVVYSNFYTARTCREQDTVILFEKARPLFEMLTNWYHTIPPTLQMNVIYQRKLCFHGYLHFSYYGVVMTLLRRLIRSTALPPRCSDDRVLSSIRQIALQTAQSAISFVISLRPDHLEAFWYFTSPYLFSLLGSFTTLLLVTSLSSQERHFWQETLNSYLWNLRMMSKSHQPMQYAVNRLEGAILRGLEHSLAVNLNEPLNDKVSPMMGNYASDVYEYTDFGDWDLAAGATGPYDLLSGLVIQPNPMMPQDDLG; encoded by the coding sequence ATGGAAATCATCACACCCCAGGACTACCAGAACAACTCCCGCAAGCGACAACGTCGTAGCCTTCGTCCCTGCGACGCTTGTCGGAAGCGCAAGACTCGCTGCGTCACAAAAGATGGTGACGGTGACTGCGTCCATTGTCAGCTGAGAGCTACACCGTGTACCTTTCAGCACGATCCCCCAGAGCGACAGGTTGCAAGTACCAGCGGGAATAGCAGCAGCACAACCGCCACCGCCCCAGGCATCCAGGAAGAAATCGGCCCAGACGAGATTCCAGGACAGCTTCAGAACCAGACCCAACCTTCAGCCAGGAGTATGAGCCAGCAAAGTCGTAAAGAGTCTCGGGACGAAGTTCAGTCCGTCTACTCCGTCCCCTCGATCCAGCCATTCCTCTCCCCTGCTGAGACGCGCGCTTCTGCTGATAGTGGTATGCCTATTGCTCCGCCATCGGTGCTTGTTCCCGAGCTTGGTCCCCTGGATCGCACTATGGGGTGCTCGTCTACGCGCTTCGCCGAACTCTATGGTCTTGGAAGTGACATGGAGCCCATACTAATGCGACATCGTCCCTACGATCCTCAAACCCACGAGTTTAGCCTTGATACGCATGCCATCCGCCGTGTGCTCGAGAGGGATGACGGCCAGGAGTATCCCTTGACGTTTCACATGGCTCGAGATGAAAAAGCAGTTGACGGTGATCCCACCTTTTCCCAGGTCGACGCTATCGAGAGTTGCGTTCGCCCCCATGGCCCAAGTCTAGTTGAGCTCTTCTGGAGACACGTTCAGCCGTGCTATCCCATCCTCTCCAAGGACCCCTTCACCCTTGCCTATAGCCAGTCTTACCGGCGCATACCCGCGGCCCTCCTCGGAGCCATCTATCTATCCGCTATCCGCTGGTGGACCTATGACCCTGAACTCTCCATTAGAAGTCCCCCGGATGCTGCCCTACTGCGTAGGATGCTCCGGACGGCCATCCCGGCGTCCTACCACCGCCCAAAGCTCAGTTCCATACAGGCTgccctgctcctcctccaatGCCAGCCCGAGGACCCCCTCAACCCGGACCATACCTTCCAATGGGGCCTGACATGCCAGGCGCTCGCTATCGGTCAATGTCTTGGTCTTCACCTTGATGCCAGCAACTGGACTATTCCCCAATGGGAGCGCAACGTTCGTAAGCGTCTCAGCTGGGCGCTATTCCTGCAGGACCGCTGGACTGCATTGGCTTACGGACGACCTGTTCACATTCACGACGATGACTGGACAGTTGGCGATCTTACTTCGGCTGATTTTTCGGATTTTGAAAATGAGGTCCCCAACGCTCCCTCAGCTTCGGGATCTGTTTCTAGTTCCGTTTCTGTTTCTGGCTCCGACGATGATCGGAGATCGATCGCCTACACTGGTATGACGCAGTATATACAGATGGTGCGGTTGACGCAGATTCTATCAGTTGTCTACTCCAACTTCTACACAGCTCGTACCTGTCGAGAGCAGGACACGGTGATCCTTTTTGAAAAGGCCCGGCCTCTTTTCGAGATGTTGACGAACTGGTACCACACCATCCCGCCAACACTGCAGATGAATGTTATCTACCAGCGCAAGTTGTGTTTCCACGGATACTTGCACTTCTCATACTATGGCGTTGTCATGACCCTTCTGCGCCGCCTGATTCGCTCTACAGCCCTCCCGCCACGCTGTTCGGACGATCGAGTGCTCTCCAGCATTCGCCAGATTGCTCTCCAAACTGCCCAGAGCGCGATAAGCTTCGTAATAAGCTTGAGGCCTGACCATCTCGAAGCATTCTGGTACTTTACATCACCCTACCTCTTCTCGCTCCTCGGCTCATTTACCACCCTACTTCTTGTCACCTCACTATCTTCCCAAGAACGACATTTCTGGCAAGAAACCCTAAACTCGTATCTCTGGAATCTTCGCATGATGAGCAAAAGTCATCAGCCAATGCAATATGCTGTGAATCGTCTCGAGGGCGCCATCCTGCGCGGTCTAGAGCACTCTCTGGCGGTCAACTTGAACGAACCGCTCAATGACAAAGTTAGCCCCATGATGGGGAATTATGCTTCAGATGTATATGAATACACCGATTTTGGTGACTGGGACCTGGCGGCTGGCGCAACAGGTCCATATGATCTTCTTAGCGGGTTGGTTATCCAGCCGAATCCCATGATGCCACAAGACGATCTGGGATGA